The following coding sequences lie in one Fimbriimonadaceae bacterium genomic window:
- a CDS encoding alpha-ketoacid dehydrogenase subunit beta: MSKAADKTQTLTMVQAINAAIAQEMERDPNVILLGEDVAHYGGMFRVTEGLLDKFGEKRVWDTPISESGFIGMSLGLALTGKRPIAELMFIDFSLVAMDQILNQIAKTRYMTGGHAKVPLVIRTQGGGYKGAAAQHSQMLEALFLHVPGLKVVAPSTPADAKGLLAAAIRDDNPVVFIEHKQLYTMKGEVPAGEHVVPLGKAAVVREGSQVSLISYSYTLQLCLEAAEALAKEGVDAEVIDLRTLNPLDFETIAASIRKTHRAVIAHEAHGRLGVGADLAAQIQEKLFDDLDAPILRITGKDVPIPFNKGLEDQVLPSVERIVETVRRVL, encoded by the coding sequence ATGAGCAAGGCTGCCGATAAGACGCAGACGCTCACGATGGTGCAGGCGATCAACGCCGCGATCGCTCAAGAGATGGAGCGCGACCCGAACGTGATCCTCCTCGGCGAAGACGTCGCCCACTACGGCGGCATGTTCCGCGTCACCGAAGGCCTGCTGGACAAGTTCGGCGAGAAGCGGGTCTGGGACACGCCGATCTCGGAGAGCGGGTTTATCGGAATGTCGCTGGGCTTGGCCCTGACCGGAAAGCGTCCCATCGCCGAGCTGATGTTTATCGACTTCAGTCTGGTGGCGATGGATCAGATCCTGAACCAGATCGCCAAGACCCGCTATATGACCGGAGGCCATGCCAAGGTTCCGCTCGTCATCCGTACCCAAGGGGGCGGATACAAGGGTGCGGCGGCTCAGCACTCGCAGATGCTGGAAGCGCTTTTCCTGCATGTGCCGGGGCTGAAGGTCGTTGCCCCAAGCACCCCTGCCGACGCCAAGGGCCTCCTCGCCGCCGCCATCCGCGACGACAATCCAGTCGTCTTCATCGAGCACAAGCAGCTCTACACCATGAAGGGCGAGGTTCCAGCCGGAGAGCATGTGGTGCCTTTGGGCAAGGCGGCTGTGGTCCGGGAGGGCTCGCAAGTCTCCCTCATTAGCTATTCGTACACGCTCCAGCTTTGCCTGGAAGCGGCGGAGGCTTTGGCGAAAGAGGGCGTAGACGCGGAAGTCATCGACCTGCGCACGCTGAACCCCTTGGACTTCGAAACGATTGCCGCGTCCATCCGCAAGACGCATCGGGCGGTGATCGCGCACGAGGCTCATGGACGCTTGGGCGTTGGAGCTGACCTTGCCGCGCAGATTCAGGAGAAGCTGTTTGACGATCTCGACGCTCCCATCTTGCGCATCACCGGAAAAGACGTTCCAATCCCGTTCAACAAGGGGTTGGAAGATCAGGTCCTCCCGTCTGTAGAACGGATTGTCGAGACGGTACGGAGGGTGTTGTGA
- a CDS encoding GxxExxY protein yields MHINELSGIIVDAAFKVHTALGPGLLESVYEAALEHELASRGLKVKRQRPIPVIYEGTKLAVGFRADLIVNDIIIVEIKSLDLVPPVAYKTLLTYLRLTNISLGLLINFNVDLIKDGIRRVANNVED; encoded by the coding sequence GTGCATATCAACGAACTCTCGGGCATCATCGTCGATGCGGCCTTCAAAGTGCACACTGCATTAGGCCCTGGGTTGCTGGAATCTGTCTACGAAGCAGCTTTGGAGCATGAGCTTGCCTCTCGTGGGCTCAAAGTCAAGCGTCAGCGACCTATCCCCGTTATCTATGAGGGAACTAAGCTTGCTGTCGGATTCAGAGCCGATCTGATTGTAAACGACATAATCATTGTCGAAATCAAGTCCTTGGACTTAGTGCCGCCGGTTGCATACAAGACATTGCTAACCTATCTGAGGCTAACGAACATCAGCCTGGGATTGTTGATCAACTTCAACGTTGATCTCATCAAAGATGGCATTAGGAGAGTCGCAAACAATGTGGAGGATTAG
- the trpS gene encoding tryptophan--tRNA ligase — MEKQRLLSGMQPTQAKLHLGNLEGALRNWVKHQDDYNLYCCVVDWHALTTMAKNPTEISDNARQIAMDYLAAGIDPDKSVVFIQSHVKEHAELFLLLSMITSLGKLERVPTYKEKKENLQIDNEAYGLLGYPVLQAADILLYKPYGVPVGLDQAPHLELSREIGRSFNHLYSEVFPEFKNIIGEVPTMLGLDGRKMSKSYGNTINIADTADETADKIKTAFTDPTKIRKDDPGHPDGCAVFSLHTVYNKENVATVRAECESGARGCVQCKRECTEAVNASLMEIRERRALLDLPTVEKILDDGADKARAFASQTMTEVRSAMGIR, encoded by the coding sequence ATGGAAAAACAACGACTACTCAGCGGAATGCAGCCAACGCAAGCGAAGCTGCACTTAGGCAATCTTGAAGGGGCTTTGCGCAATTGGGTGAAGCATCAGGATGACTATAACCTTTACTGCTGTGTCGTCGATTGGCATGCGCTCACCACAATGGCGAAGAACCCCACCGAGATCAGCGACAACGCTCGCCAGATCGCGATGGACTACCTTGCGGCAGGCATCGACCCCGACAAGTCGGTGGTCTTTATCCAGTCGCACGTGAAGGAACACGCAGAGCTGTTTTTGCTGCTGAGCATGATCACTTCCCTCGGCAAGCTGGAGCGGGTACCCACTTACAAAGAGAAAAAGGAGAATCTGCAGATCGACAACGAAGCCTACGGTCTCCTTGGATATCCCGTTCTGCAGGCCGCCGACATCTTGCTTTACAAGCCTTACGGCGTTCCTGTCGGGCTGGATCAAGCGCCGCACCTGGAGCTCTCCCGTGAGATCGGGCGCTCGTTCAACCATCTGTACAGCGAGGTGTTCCCCGAGTTCAAAAACATCATCGGCGAAGTGCCGACAATGCTTGGGCTCGACGGCCGTAAGATGAGCAAGAGTTACGGCAACACGATCAACATCGCCGACACTGCCGACGAAACGGCTGACAAGATCAAGACCGCCTTCACCGACCCCACCAAAATCCGCAAGGACGACCCTGGACACCCTGATGGCTGTGCGGTGTTTAGCCTCCACACGGTCTACAACAAGGAGAACGTGGCGACGGTGCGGGCCGAATGCGAATCAGGCGCGCGCGGGTGTGTGCAGTGCAAGCGCGAGTGTACGGAAGCGGTGAATGCGTCGCTGATGGAGATTCGGGAGCGGCGGGCGTTGCTGGATTTGCCCACGGTCGAGAAGATTCTGGACGACGGCGCTGACAAAGCCCGTGCATTCGCCTCCCAGACCATGACCGAAGTCCGCTCCGCGATGGGGATTCGGTAG
- a CDS encoding ABC transporter ATP-binding protein has product MLQVNNLHKTYGKLTAVNNLSFSLKPGDIFGFIGSNGAGKTTTIRMISTLLEPSSGTASINGYDISKDVMDVRRQIGYMPDFFGLYDDVKVWEYLDFFATIYRVPANRRQTIIRDVLELTDLTVKYDAMVQTLSRGMQQRLCLARCLVHDPALLLLDEPASGLDPRARAELRELILELGRMGKIVVVSSHILPELADFCNSVGIIERGNMVAFGPVADIVRQIQPVRVIEVRVLSEQSTAVDFIGANASVKDVIVTDRAIRVEFEGDLEAQAQLLEEMIKRGHKVVDFRETQANLEDVFLKLTTGAVQ; this is encoded by the coding sequence ATGCTCCAAGTCAATAATTTGCACAAAACGTACGGCAAACTGACAGCCGTAAATAATCTCAGCTTCAGTCTGAAGCCGGGAGATATCTTCGGGTTTATTGGGTCGAACGGAGCGGGGAAGACGACCACGATTCGGATGATTTCGACGTTGCTTGAGCCAAGTTCGGGGACGGCTTCGATCAATGGATACGACATCAGCAAAGATGTGATGGACGTTCGTCGGCAGATCGGTTATATGCCCGACTTCTTTGGACTTTACGACGACGTCAAGGTGTGGGAGTATCTCGATTTCTTTGCGACGATCTATCGCGTGCCCGCCAATCGCCGTCAAACCATCATTCGCGATGTTTTGGAGTTGACCGACCTCACGGTTAAGTACGACGCAATGGTTCAAACCCTGTCTCGTGGTATGCAGCAGCGGCTTTGCTTGGCGAGGTGTTTGGTTCACGATCCGGCCCTGCTGCTGCTGGATGAACCCGCATCGGGTCTGGACCCTCGGGCTCGCGCTGAATTGAGAGAGCTGATTTTGGAACTCGGGCGGATGGGGAAGATCGTGGTTGTGTCTTCGCATATCCTCCCTGAGCTTGCTGACTTTTGCAACTCTGTGGGCATCATTGAGCGCGGCAACATGGTCGCCTTCGGGCCGGTTGCCGATATCGTGCGGCAAATTCAGCCTGTACGCGTGATCGAAGTTCGTGTGCTATCAGAGCAGAGCACAGCCGTCGATTTTATTGGCGCAAATGCTTCAGTGAAGGATGTGATCGTCACTGATCGGGCGATCCGGGTGGAGTTTGAGGGCGACCTTGAAGCCCAGGCTCAACTGCTCGAAGAGATGATTAAGCGTGGACACAAGGTCGTCGATTTTCGAGAAACCCAAGCAAATCTTGAGGATGTGTTCTTGAAACTCACAACGGGGGCGGTGCAGTAG
- a CDS encoding ABC transporter permease translates to MKWWRELVVENPMTVETKRFRNRFFTPGRMSTFNTLVLIIGAIGFFILTLISLTIPGFGAEMIVYSELFILSLLIPAMTHGAVAAEREKGTWDVLMTAPVSRAQVIMGKFIGAAYGILLVWILLWIPTLLAYVTSVYGSNSYTSYMPEAISFWALALGKLDVLLYGLALAAFCILISARSRRAFGAFFIAFGIIFFVLVVFPSMISSVSMSSMRGVFLGIGMAWHPFFALMHVFSVGRNINYYNYDPYDDYSGASGEDLTQTFMLVAPAFFSIFFTIVFLIWASHTIRFLDFETRFLPRSKDAPSQ, encoded by the coding sequence TTGAAGTGGTGGCGTGAGCTTGTTGTTGAAAACCCGATGACGGTCGAGACGAAGCGTTTTCGGAATCGATTCTTTACGCCCGGCCGGATGAGTACGTTCAACACCCTCGTTCTCATCATCGGTGCGATAGGATTCTTTATTCTCACCCTCATTAGCTTGACGATTCCGGGTTTTGGCGCGGAGATGATCGTCTATTCAGAGTTGTTCATTTTGAGCTTGCTCATCCCCGCCATGACCCACGGCGCAGTCGCCGCAGAGCGAGAAAAGGGGACTTGGGATGTTTTGATGACCGCCCCCGTCAGCAGAGCCCAGGTGATCATGGGCAAATTTATTGGGGCGGCCTATGGCATTCTCCTCGTTTGGATTCTGCTCTGGATACCGACTTTGCTTGCCTATGTGACCAGCGTTTACGGGTCAAATAGTTACACTTCGTACATGCCAGAAGCGATCAGCTTTTGGGCTTTGGCGCTCGGAAAGCTGGATGTTCTTCTTTATGGGCTTGCGCTGGCGGCTTTCTGTATTCTCATCTCGGCGCGAAGCAGGCGAGCTTTTGGCGCGTTCTTTATCGCCTTTGGGATCATCTTTTTTGTTCTCGTCGTGTTCCCTAGCATGATAAGCAGCGTTTCAATGAGCAGCATGCGAGGCGTGTTCCTCGGGATCGGGATGGCATGGCACCCGTTTTTTGCGTTGATGCACGTGTTCTCTGTGGGTCGCAATATCAATTACTACAACTACGATCCTTACGACGATTACTCTGGCGCGTCTGGGGAGGACCTCACCCAGACCTTCATGCTGGTCGCTCCCGCTTTCTTCTCTATCTTCTTTACCATTGTCTTCCTTATCTGGGCTTCCCACACTATTCGTTTCCTAGATTTTGAAACCCGATTCCTCCCAAGGTCTAAAGATGCTCCAAGTCAATAA
- a CDS encoding thiamine pyrophosphate-dependent dehydrogenase E1 component subunit alpha, whose amino-acid sequence MSSKPIAKVENRPSDQLDSAALKAIYRQMMLMRHVEEQLTAASQSGDLRGSLHLATGQEALPAAACAALRPDDYLTCTYRGHGYVLAKGCDLTRVLAEILGRESGLGRGKGGKMHLTDLDHGLLGANGIVGGGVPTAVGAAMSAKIDGNGRLAMTVFGDGTINQGAVHEALNMAGLWKLPVIFLCENNLYAEMTPLSRSSAITQVSDRVAGYGIHALRIDGNDALAVYDAVWLSAERARKGQGPTFIEAMTYRTSGHYQADSESYRTKKEVAEWEAKSPILRFAKELTARKVCTAKELESLSADALAEVQAAYKAALASPELTVESWKEDVFA is encoded by the coding sequence ATGTCATCAAAACCCATCGCCAAGGTTGAAAATAGACCTTCAGACCAGCTCGATTCGGCGGCGCTCAAAGCCATCTATCGGCAGATGATGCTGATGCGGCACGTTGAGGAGCAGCTCACCGCCGCATCGCAAAGCGGCGACCTGCGTGGCTCGCTCCACCTTGCCACTGGGCAGGAGGCCCTGCCTGCCGCCGCCTGCGCGGCCCTGCGCCCCGACGACTATCTCACCTGCACCTACCGAGGGCACGGCTATGTGCTGGCGAAGGGCTGCGACCTCACCCGCGTGCTCGCCGAGATTCTTGGCCGGGAGTCGGGCTTGGGCCGGGGCAAGGGTGGAAAGATGCACCTGACCGACCTGGACCACGGACTGCTTGGCGCAAACGGCATCGTCGGCGGGGGCGTGCCGACGGCGGTGGGGGCCGCGATGTCGGCCAAGATCGACGGCAACGGACGCTTGGCGATGACGGTCTTTGGGGATGGGACGATCAACCAGGGCGCCGTCCATGAAGCCCTGAACATGGCGGGACTCTGGAAACTCCCCGTCATCTTCCTTTGCGAGAATAACCTTTACGCCGAGATGACGCCGCTCAGCCGAAGCTCGGCGATCACGCAGGTCTCCGACCGCGTCGCGGGCTACGGCATCCACGCGCTGCGCATCGACGGCAACGATGCCCTCGCGGTTTACGACGCCGTCTGGCTCTCCGCCGAAAGGGCGCGAAAGGGCCAGGGCCCGACCTTCATCGAAGCGATGACCTATCGCACATCGGGCCACTACCAAGCCGACTCGGAATCCTACCGTACCAAAAAGGAGGTCGCCGAGTGGGAGGCCAAGTCGCCGATCCTGCGGTTTGCGAAGGAGCTGACGGCTCGCAAAGTCTGCACGGCGAAGGAGCTGGAATCCCTTTCTGCCGATGCTCTGGCTGAGGTGCAGGCTGCCTACAAAGCCGCGCTGGCAAGCCCAGAGCTCACCGTCGAATCTTGGAAGGAGGACGTTTTCGCATGA
- a CDS encoding site-2 protease family protein, translating into MDPMQVIAAIIVLFLGVGIHEYAHCKIADLAGDPTPRLYGRVTLNLTKHFEPMGTIMMIMTAWSGYGLGWGRPAPINPSKMNNPRWDTFMTVAAGPLSNVMQAIAYGILYRVTAIAAPDLLVSGVDNLSLLGWIFFLGVVINLRLAMFNLIPIGPLDGHWLVGQLLPEKQRFYWYKFNQGIGMIGLIVLILVLQAFRNNGGPDILGMILDGPTQFLRGILMGW; encoded by the coding sequence ATGGATCCGATGCAGGTCATCGCCGCGATCATCGTCCTCTTTCTTGGGGTCGGTATCCACGAATACGCCCACTGCAAAATCGCTGATCTTGCCGGCGACCCCACACCGCGCCTTTATGGACGCGTGACGCTCAACCTCACCAAGCACTTCGAACCGATGGGCACGATCATGATGATCATGACCGCGTGGTCAGGTTATGGCCTTGGCTGGGGACGTCCTGCACCGATCAACCCTTCAAAGATGAACAATCCGCGTTGGGACACTTTTATGACCGTAGCCGCCGGACCGCTTAGCAACGTCATGCAAGCGATTGCTTACGGCATCCTCTACCGTGTCACGGCCATCGCAGCGCCGGATTTGCTGGTCTCGGGCGTCGACAATCTGAGCCTGCTGGGTTGGATATTCTTCCTCGGAGTTGTCATCAATCTCCGGCTCGCCATGTTTAACCTCATCCCCATCGGCCCTCTCGATGGTCACTGGCTTGTTGGTCAGTTGCTGCCCGAGAAGCAGAGGTTCTATTGGTACAAGTTCAACCAAGGCATAGGAATGATCGGACTGATCGTTCTGATCCTTGTCCTTCAAGCTTTTCGCAACAACGGTGGCCCCGACATTCTGGGGATGATTCTCGACGGTCCAACGCAATTCCTACGCGGCATCTTAATGGGATGGTAA
- the lysA gene encoding diaminopimelate decarboxylase, whose product MKDISPPQERLILGDEAVSEILCERGTPLYVLSEPHLRERIRRYKAALKASYPKTELAYASKANSTLVVLAIADDEGCKIDIASKGELMAALQAGVFAEDCHFHGNNKSEEELSFAIESEVGQIVVDNFEEIDLLHSFKSEKPPLVLRLAPGVDPKTHKKISTGQEDTKFGFNIADGSAEKALLKCLESKLPVIGFHCHVGSQLIDPEAQEAGGRTLAEFAVEMLNKHGFRTEVINVGGGLGVQTKAESPMPIEDYCMLISKAVKEGLGDSGLEPTLMQEPGRALISDSGVTLYRVGVRKTVPLPGGGQRTYLIVDGGLADNPRPAMYGAEYEVIARGFGRKLSPQMEIFTVAGRHCETDTLFEDIALPADVRPGDSLQILSTGAYNSSMASNYNRYPRPETLLLRPDGSLFRAQAPETYSQILARESVPGDL is encoded by the coding sequence ATGAAGGACATAAGCCCACCCCAAGAGCGCCTCATTCTGGGCGATGAAGCTGTGTCCGAAATCCTGTGTGAACGCGGCACACCGCTGTACGTGCTCAGCGAGCCCCATCTTCGCGAGCGCATCCGCCGCTACAAAGCCGCGCTGAAGGCTTCCTACCCCAAAACAGAGCTCGCCTACGCCTCCAAAGCCAACAGCACACTCGTGGTGCTTGCCATAGCCGACGACGAAGGCTGCAAGATCGACATAGCCAGCAAGGGTGAGCTTATGGCCGCCCTCCAAGCCGGAGTGTTTGCCGAAGATTGCCACTTCCACGGCAACAACAAGTCGGAAGAAGAGCTTAGCTTCGCTATCGAATCCGAGGTCGGTCAGATTGTCGTCGACAATTTTGAAGAGATCGACCTTCTTCACAGCTTCAAGAGTGAGAAGCCTCCGCTTGTCTTGCGGCTTGCCCCCGGCGTCGATCCCAAAACCCACAAGAAGATTTCGACTGGGCAGGAAGACACCAAGTTCGGCTTCAACATCGCCGACGGCTCAGCTGAAAAGGCGCTCCTGAAGTGTCTGGAATCTAAACTTCCCGTGATCGGCTTCCACTGTCACGTCGGCAGCCAGCTCATCGACCCCGAAGCCCAAGAAGCAGGCGGGCGCACCCTCGCCGAGTTCGCCGTGGAGATGCTGAACAAGCACGGGTTCAGGACAGAAGTAATCAACGTCGGCGGAGGATTGGGCGTGCAGACCAAGGCCGAGTCCCCCATGCCCATCGAGGATTACTGCATGCTCATCTCTAAAGCAGTGAAGGAAGGGCTTGGCGATTCGGGCCTGGAGCCCACCCTGATGCAGGAGCCAGGGCGCGCGCTCATCTCCGATTCCGGAGTCACACTCTACAGGGTTGGCGTCCGCAAAACCGTGCCCCTTCCCGGCGGAGGCCAGCGCACCTATCTCATCGTCGATGGCGGCCTTGCCGACAATCCCCGCCCCGCAATGTACGGCGCGGAATATGAGGTGATCGCACGCGGGTTCGGGCGCAAACTGAGCCCGCAGATGGAGATATTCACCGTTGCAGGAAGGCACTGTGAAACCGACACGCTGTTTGAGGATATAGCCCTGCCCGCCGACGTTCGTCCTGGGGATTCTCTGCAAATACTGAGTACAGGGGCGTATAACAGTTCCATGGCGAGCAACTATAACCGCTATCCGCGCCCGGAAACGCTGCTTCTGCGGCCCGATGGAAGCCTCTTCCGCGCGCAAGCTCCCGAAACTTACAGCCAAATACTCGCCAGAGAAAGCGTTCCGGGGGACCTTTAA
- a CDS encoding Gfo/Idh/MocA family oxidoreductase — MSHHTFRQDPELPNTARPIVFLGGGGIVRHGHIPAYRMMGLPMYGVYDVVPETAQDLARDFELPNVYSSLEEALSNPPENVIWDVAVPAASLPEILSALPEGAAVLIQKPFGEVLEQARALRQICRDKNFVAAVNFQLRWSPNVMVARDIIEQGLIGDVLDFEVYVNVNMPWHLWEWLKAAPRMEILYHSIHYVDLVRSFLGDPKGMYAKTVKHPNSPDLHSSRSSIIFDYGDWVRAVINTYHGHDYGPRHQQSFFKIEGTKGVIRGQLGLNLDYPNGRPDELEYCLQGSTKWVPVPLIGSWIPYAFRGTMAALQCHLEDRTKPLPTHFEDAYRTMAVVEAAYISSESGAVGVPD; from the coding sequence ATGAGCCACCACACCTTCCGACAAGACCCAGAGCTTCCGAATACCGCCCGACCGATCGTGTTCTTGGGCGGGGGTGGGATCGTGCGGCATGGGCACATCCCGGCCTACCGGATGATGGGATTGCCGATGTATGGGGTTTATGACGTCGTGCCTGAGACAGCCCAGGATTTGGCGCGGGATTTTGAACTGCCGAACGTCTATTCCAGCTTGGAAGAGGCCTTGTCGAACCCCCCGGAGAATGTTATTTGGGATGTGGCGGTTCCGGCGGCTTCTTTGCCAGAGATTCTTTCTGCGTTGCCCGAGGGTGCGGCGGTGCTGATTCAAAAACCGTTCGGCGAAGTATTGGAGCAGGCTCGTGCTTTGCGTCAGATCTGCCGCGATAAGAACTTCGTTGCGGCGGTGAATTTCCAACTACGATGGTCGCCGAATGTTATGGTGGCGCGGGACATCATTGAGCAGGGGCTGATCGGGGATGTCCTGGATTTTGAAGTTTATGTGAACGTCAACATGCCTTGGCACTTGTGGGAATGGCTAAAAGCCGCGCCGAGAATGGAGATCCTTTACCATTCCATCCACTATGTCGATCTGGTGCGATCATTCCTTGGCGATCCGAAAGGGATGTATGCGAAGACGGTGAAACACCCCAACTCGCCCGATCTGCATTCGTCACGATCGTCGATCATTTTCGACTATGGCGACTGGGTTCGCGCTGTCATCAACACCTATCACGGGCACGATTACGGCCCACGACATCAGCAGAGCTTCTTCAAAATTGAGGGCACAAAGGGCGTTATTCGAGGGCAGCTCGGACTGAATTTGGACTACCCTAACGGGCGTCCCGATGAGCTGGAATACTGCTTGCAAGGATCGACAAAGTGGGTTCCCGTGCCGCTGATCGGAAGCTGGATCCCTTATGCTTTTCGTGGGACGATGGCCGCTTTGCAATGCCATCTTGAGGACCGGACGAAGCCCCTACCGACTCACTTTGAGGATGCGTATCGGACCATGGCGGTGGTTGAGGCGGCGTACATTTCCAGTGAGAGTGGGGCGGTTGGGGTGCCTGACTAG
- a CDS encoding SDR family oxidoreductase, which translates to MNRLSGKNAIVTGAAQGIGRAILIAFAKAGANVLAVDLSEERLEDSLKEAASYDVKAIDMGCDLANIHSLDAVIHRAETDLGEVDILVNCAGVCPTRAMMDIDEETWRAVFDVNVHAPFFLTQAASKRMIPRGYGVILNMASISGMLPKLEQIDYGASKAALISITRSTALCLGPLGIRVNAIAPGVIETPLTQSIAQQRAELRGVSPKETLEPVLSATPLRRIGSADEVANLAVFLASDEASYITGQTYVVDGGFLMR; encoded by the coding sequence ATGAACAGACTCTCCGGCAAAAACGCAATCGTCACCGGTGCGGCCCAGGGTATCGGACGCGCAATCCTCATCGCCTTCGCAAAAGCCGGAGCCAACGTCCTCGCAGTTGACCTTAGCGAAGAACGGCTCGAAGATAGCCTGAAAGAGGCCGCCAGCTACGACGTCAAAGCCATCGACATGGGCTGTGATCTTGCCAACATCCACAGCCTCGACGCCGTCATTCACCGGGCCGAAACCGACCTCGGCGAAGTGGACATTCTCGTCAACTGCGCGGGCGTTTGCCCAACGCGAGCGATGATGGACATCGATGAAGAGACCTGGCGTGCCGTTTTCGACGTCAACGTCCACGCGCCCTTCTTCCTAACCCAGGCTGCCTCCAAACGGATGATCCCGCGCGGGTATGGGGTGATCCTCAACATGGCCTCTATCTCCGGGATGCTGCCCAAGCTGGAGCAGATCGACTACGGCGCGAGCAAGGCGGCTCTCATCAGCATCACACGCTCGACCGCGCTGTGCCTCGGGCCGCTCGGAATCCGCGTCAACGCCATCGCGCCGGGAGTGATCGAGACGCCGCTTACCCAGTCCATCGCACAGCAAAGGGCCGAGCTGCGGGGGGTGTCTCCGAAAGAGACTTTGGAGCCCGTCCTTTCGGCAACACCCCTGCGCCGGATCGGTTCGGCTGACGAGGTGGCGAACCTGGCGGTCTTCCTCGCCAGCGACGAAGCGAGCTACATCACCGGGCAGACATATGTGGTCGACGGCGGTTTTTTGATGCGGTAG
- a CDS encoding SIS domain-containing protein, whose translation MLGQWMEKEILEQPFVLTTNGQRYFEELHHRLSNRRFDMAVLVARGSSDNAALYARYLFEIHLGIPVSLAAPSVLTRYGTHVKYPNCLAIGISQSGAAPDVAEVLASCREAGHTTLGITNTENSRITQAAEFSLLMDTGPEKSVAATKTYSASLLALYQLVRALGANLPDPMTHLPTDYFVDAMFEQAAEESGIVVRSNPVFSLARGYGFCTAQETALKLMECALIACKSYSSADFEHGPKALAGHGSAVISFDGHKEALAAQGAHILEAPVDDAPECLRPIQEIVFGQAIALLAARARGLNPDDPRHIQKVTETL comes from the coding sequence ATGCTCGGACAATGGATGGAAAAGGAGATACTGGAACAGCCGTTCGTACTCACAACAAACGGTCAGCGCTATTTTGAGGAACTTCATCATCGACTATCCAATCGCCGATTCGATATGGCAGTCCTCGTCGCCCGAGGGTCATCCGACAACGCAGCGCTTTATGCGCGTTACCTGTTTGAGATCCATCTCGGCATTCCCGTTAGTCTCGCCGCTCCATCCGTCCTCACCCGCTACGGCACCCACGTCAAGTATCCCAACTGCCTCGCCATAGGTATCTCCCAAAGCGGAGCCGCGCCAGATGTCGCTGAGGTCCTTGCCTCGTGTAGAGAAGCGGGCCACACCACACTTGGAATCACCAACACCGAAAATTCCCGCATCACCCAAGCCGCCGAGTTCTCGCTCCTGATGGATACCGGCCCCGAGAAGTCGGTCGCCGCGACGAAGACTTACTCAGCTTCCTTGCTCGCCCTGTATCAGCTCGTACGGGCGTTGGGCGCAAACCTGCCCGACCCGATGACGCACCTCCCCACCGACTACTTTGTCGATGCCATGTTCGAGCAGGCCGCCGAAGAAAGCGGAATCGTCGTCCGCTCAAATCCCGTTTTCTCCTTAGCACGAGGGTATGGTTTTTGCACAGCTCAAGAGACAGCTCTAAAGCTTATGGAGTGTGCCCTTATCGCCTGCAAGAGCTACTCCTCTGCCGACTTTGAGCACGGCCCCAAAGCCCTCGCCGGTCATGGCAGCGCCGTTATCAGTTTCGACGGACACAAGGAAGCCTTGGCCGCCCAAGGCGCTCACATCCTCGAAGCTCCAGTCGATGACGCCCCCGAATGCCTTCGCCCCATCCAAGAGATCGTTTTTGGTCAGGCCATCGCCCTCCTCGCGGCACGGGCAAGGGGCCTTAACCCCGACGATCCTCGACACATCCAAAAGGTGACAGAGACGCTGTAA
- a CDS encoding VOC family protein produces MAFNGIWHTSFTIADIDRSIKFYTEVLGLEVMNYQIQHNEYTAKLVGYEGANLKVAMLRIPSAFVGPSNHHLELVEYVHPRGEPTDVSTNRPGAPHLAFVTDDIFADYARMKEMGVRFRAPEPVAIEAGINKGGYTVYFLDPDDITLEMLQPPAGRLWGSVDGVEVKPPHAE; encoded by the coding sequence ATGGCATTTAACGGAATCTGGCACACAAGCTTCACGATCGCGGATATCGACCGTTCGATCAAGTTCTACACCGAAGTACTTGGATTAGAAGTAATGAACTATCAAATCCAGCACAACGAGTACACCGCTAAACTCGTAGGCTACGAGGGTGCCAATCTCAAGGTCGCCATGCTGCGCATTCCGAGCGCGTTCGTCGGACCCTCCAACCACCATCTGGAGCTGGTGGAATACGTCCACCCGCGCGGCGAACCCACCGACGTCAGCACCAACCGCCCCGGCGCGCCCCACCTTGCCTTCGTCACCGACGACATCTTCGCCGACTACGCCCGCATGAAAGAGATGGGCGTGAGGTTCCGAGCTCCAGAACCCGTCGCCATCGAAGCCGGGATCAACAAGGGCGGGTATACGGTGTACTTCCTCGACCCCGACGACATCACGCTGGAGATGCTTCAGCCTCCCGCTGGGAGGCTGTGGGGGTCGGTGGATGGAGTAGAGGTCAAGCCCCCGCATGCAGAGTGA